From Mycobacterium lacus, one genomic window encodes:
- a CDS encoding glycoside hydrolase family 15 protein: protein MVLHAEPADQPTDQAAEAEALEVLPTAASRRSLSTPVAFSSPMTFPSNPSLRNPFPPIADYAFLSDWETTCLISPAGSVEWLCVPRPDSPSVFGAILDRSAGHFRLGPYGVSVPSARRYLPGSLIMETTWQTHTGWLIVRDALVMGKWHDIERRSRTHRRTPMDWDAEHILLRTVRCVSGTVELMMSCEPAFDYHRLGVTWEYSANAYGEAIARASKQPDAHPTLRLTTNLRIGLEGREARARTRMKEGDDVFVALSWTKHPAPQTYEEAADRMWQTTECWRQWINIGNFPDHPWRAYLQRSALTLKGLTYSPTGALLAASTTSLPETPQGERNWDYRYAWIRDSTFALWGLYTLGLDREADDFFAFIADVSGANSDERHPLQVMYGVGGERSLVEEELHHLSGYDHARPVRIGNGAYNQDQHDIWGSILDSFYLHAKSREQVPETLWPVLKRQVEEAIKHWREPDRGIWEVRGEPQHFTSSKVMCWVALDRGAKLAERQGEKSYAQQWRATADEIKADILQHGVDSRGVFTQRYGSEALDASLLLVVLTRFLPPDDPRVRNTVLAIADELTQDGLVLRYRVEETDDGLSGEEGTFTICSFWLVSALVEIGEVSRAKRLCERLLSYASPLHLYAEEIEPRTGRHLGNFPQAFTHLALINAVVHVIRAEEEADSSGMFQPANAPM from the coding sequence ATGGTCCTGCACGCCGAACCCGCCGACCAGCCCACCGACCAGGCCGCCGAGGCTGAAGCGTTGGAAGTGCTTCCGACCGCCGCCTCCCGAAGAAGCCTGTCCACGCCCGTCGCGTTCAGCTCGCCCATGACGTTCCCGTCCAACCCCTCGCTGCGCAACCCGTTTCCGCCGATCGCCGATTACGCGTTCCTGTCCGACTGGGAGACCACCTGCCTGATCTCACCCGCCGGTTCGGTGGAGTGGCTGTGTGTGCCCCGGCCGGACTCCCCGAGCGTGTTCGGCGCGATCCTGGACCGCAGCGCCGGCCATTTCCGCCTGGGCCCGTATGGCGTTTCGGTGCCCTCGGCGCGGCGCTACCTTCCCGGCAGCCTGATCATGGAAACCACCTGGCAGACCCACACCGGCTGGCTGATCGTGCGCGACGCGCTGGTGATGGGCAAGTGGCACGACATCGAGCGGCGATCGCGCACACACCGTCGCACCCCGATGGACTGGGACGCCGAGCACATCCTGCTGCGCACGGTGCGTTGCGTCAGCGGCACCGTCGAGCTGATGATGAGCTGCGAACCGGCGTTCGACTACCATCGTCTGGGCGTCACCTGGGAATACTCGGCCAACGCATACGGTGAGGCCATCGCCCGTGCCAGCAAGCAACCCGACGCTCATCCGACACTGCGGCTGACCACCAACCTGCGGATCGGCCTGGAGGGCCGGGAGGCGCGAGCACGCACCCGGATGAAAGAGGGCGACGACGTGTTCGTCGCGCTGAGCTGGACCAAGCATCCGGCACCCCAAACCTACGAAGAGGCCGCCGACAGGATGTGGCAAACCACCGAGTGCTGGCGGCAGTGGATCAACATCGGCAACTTCCCCGACCACCCGTGGCGGGCCTACCTGCAGCGCAGCGCGCTCACGCTGAAGGGACTGACGTACTCCCCCACCGGCGCGCTGCTGGCGGCCAGCACCACGTCGCTTCCGGAAACGCCTCAGGGCGAACGCAACTGGGACTACCGCTACGCCTGGATCCGCGATTCGACGTTTGCCTTGTGGGGTCTGTACACCCTCGGACTGGACCGCGAGGCCGACGACTTCTTCGCGTTCATCGCCGACGTGTCCGGCGCCAACAGCGACGAACGCCATCCGTTGCAGGTGATGTACGGCGTGGGTGGCGAGCGCAGCCTGGTCGAAGAGGAACTGCACCACCTGTCCGGCTACGACCACGCCCGCCCGGTGCGCATCGGCAACGGCGCCTACAACCAGGACCAACACGACATCTGGGGCTCGATTCTGGACTCGTTCTACCTGCACGCCAAATCCCGCGAGCAAGTCCCGGAAACCCTGTGGCCGGTGCTGAAAAGGCAGGTCGAAGAGGCGATCAAGCACTGGCGTGAGCCCGACCGCGGAATCTGGGAGGTTCGCGGCGAGCCGCAGCACTTCACCTCGTCGAAGGTGATGTGCTGGGTGGCGCTCGACCGCGGGGCCAAACTGGCCGAGCGGCAAGGCGAGAAGAGCTACGCCCAGCAATGGCGGGCTACCGCCGACGAGATCAAGGCCGACATTCTGCAGCACGGGGTGGACTCCCGGGGGGTGTTCACCCAGCGCTACGGCAGCGAGGCGCTGGACGCCTCGCTGCTGCTGGTGGTGCTGACTCGATTCCTGCCACCGGATGACCCGCGGGTGCGCAACACCGTGCTGGCCATCGCCGACGAACTCACCCAGGACGGCCTGGTGCTGCGCTACCGCGTGGAGGAGACCGACGACGGGCTGTCCGGCGAGGAAGGCACGTTCACCATCTGCTCGTTCTGGCTGGTGTCGGCGCTGGTCGAGATCGGTGAGGTGAGCCGGGCCAAGCGCCTGTGCGAGCGGCTGCTGTCGTACGCCAGCCCGCTACACCTCTACGCCGAGGAGATCGAGCCGCGCACCGGGCGGCACCTCGGCAACTTCCCGCAGGCGTTCACCCATCTGGCGCTGATCAACGCGGTGGTCCACGTGATCCGCGCCGAGGAGGAAGCCGACAGCTCGGGAATGTTCCAGCCCGCCAACGCGCCCATGTAG